The Pseudoliparis swirei isolate HS2019 ecotype Mariana Trench unplaced genomic scaffold, NWPU_hadal_v1 hadal_27, whole genome shotgun sequence genome includes a window with the following:
- the LOC130191149 gene encoding zinc finger protein 135: protein MEDSVSESDALGADFITVELDTQPIEYVVKWAEVGSKFTISCVKKDPAEDPLEADEAFFAPYEEVFPCEVTEQSVEIKMDSDEEEEDTEEEEQEAPEEEEEEEAAGSQPDGEADSDLADFEPDERQYRCSYCGKSYSHASSLYRHQQTHSGRAQATPTKRALEPAQQEARYTCPHCGMSFKGSRMLGSHLRLHGKRRIHPCNICGKEFNHSSSLSRHRLIHKKGKGVPKGVPKGVPKDAGHNMAALRHSLKAGGKNKKPKRQQHAVGGAGPGAGPPAGEPFYACPQCDMSFRTSTQLSKHQVSHVKQLLGGYTPGKENLGETSSDLKIRLKLCSRDKPNFYTLCKKNRRRRAGRVGKRGSAPSEEERGGGAGGGRHGCGQCGKRFSHASSLARHQQTHRDGAGRGKPLHYQKQLHLKAGPPAHSKTYTCTTCSKTFMHSSSFSRHKKAHLEEEQRGAERRTRAALDESAPLESESE from the exons ATGGAGGACTCGGTGTCTGAGTCCGACGCTCTGGGAGCCGACTTCATCACCGTGGAGCTGGACACGCAGCCCATCGAGTACGTGGTGAAGTGGGCCGAGGTCGGCTCCAAGTTCACCATCTCCTGCGTGAAGAAGGACCCGGCGGAGGACCCGCTGGAGGCGGACGAGGCCTTCTTCGCGCCCTACGAGGAGGTGTTCCCCTGCGAGGTGACGGAGCAGAGCGTGGAGATCAAGATGGActccgatgaggaggaggaggacacggaggaggaggagcaggaggcgccagaggaggaggaggaggaggaggcggccggCAGCCAGCCAGACGGCGAGGCGGACTCGGACCTGGCCGACTTCGAGCCGGACGAGCGTCAGTACCGCTGCAGCTACTGCGGCAAGAGCTACAGCCACGCCTCCAGCCTGTACCGCCACCAGCAGACGCACAGCGGCCGCGCACAGGCCACGCCCACCAAGAGGGCGCTGGAGCCCGCCCAGCAGGAGGCGCGCTACACCTGCCCCCACTGCGGCATGAGCTTCAAGGGCAGCAG GATGCTGGGCAGTCACCTGCGTCTGCACGGGAAGAGGCGGATCCATCCCTGTAACATCTGCGGTAAGGAGTTCAACCACAGCTCCAGCCTGTCGCGCCACCGCCTCATCCACAAGAAGGGCAAGGGCGTCCCCAAGGGCGTCCCCAAGGGCGTCCCCAAGGACGCGGGCCACAACATGGCCGCCCTGCGCCACTCGCTGAAGGCCGGCGGCAAGAACAAGAAGCCCAAGCGGCAGCAGCACgcggtggggggggcggggccgggggCGGGGCCGCCGGCGGGCGAGCCGTTCTACGCCTGCCCGCAGTGCGACATGAGCTTCAGGACCTCCACCCAGCTGTCCAAGCACCAGGTGAGCCACGTGAAGCAGCTGCTGGGCGGCTACACGCCGGGCAAGGAGAACCTGGGCGAGACCTCGTCCGACCTGAAGATCCGCCTCAAGCTCTGCTCCCGCGACAAGCCCAACTTCTACACCCTCTGCAAGAAGAACCGCCGGCGCCGGGCCGGTCGGGTCGGCAAGcggggctccgccccctctgaggaggaacgaggaggcggagccggaGGAGGCCGCCACGGGTGCGGCCAGTGCGGGAAGCGCTTTAGCCACGCCTCCAGTCTGGCCCGACACCAGCAGACCCACCGGGACGGCGCCGGGCGGGGCAAGCCGCTCCACTACCAGAAGCAGCTGCACCTGAAGGCCGGCCCCCCCGCCCACAGCAAGACCTacacctgcaccacctgcaGCAAGACCTTCATGCACTCCTCCAGCTTCTCGCGCCACAAGAaggcccacctggaggaggagcagcgcggCGCCGAGCGCCGGACCCGGGCGGCGCTGGACGAGAGCGCGCCGCTGGAGTCCGAGTCCGAGTGA
- the LOC130191155 gene encoding uncharacterized protein LOC130191155 isoform X1, with translation MRIRSGFRSGSRIRSGFRSGQDSDQDQVRIQVQIRISQDSGSGQGPGSGQGPDQVRIRSGFRSGSGQGPGSGQGPDQVRIRSGFRSGSGQGPVRVQDQVRVQDQDQSGIRSGFRIRSGSRIRISQDSGSGQDSDQVRIQVQIRISQDSGSGQGPGSGQGSGHGSGSGQVPGSGSFSIQVRIQIRSGFRIRSGSRIRSGFRSGQDSDQDQVRIQVQIRIQVRVQDQVRVQDQVRVQDQVRVQIRINQDSGSGQDSDQVRIQVQIRIRSGSRIRSGFRSGQDSDQVRIRSGFRSGSGQGPDQVRIRSGSRIRSGFRSGSVRIQIRSGFRSGSRIRSGFRIRSGFRSGSGQGPGSGQGSDQDQVKVQDQVRVRLTLT, from the exons ATGAGGATCAGGTCAGGGTTCAGGTCAGGGTCCAGGATCAggtcagggttcagatcaggtcAGGATTCAGATCAGGATCAGGTCAGGATTCAGGTTCAGATCAGGATCAGTCAGGATTCAGGATCAGGTCAGGGTCCAGGATCAGGTCAGGGTCCAGATCAGGTCAGGATTAGGTCAGGATTCAGATCAGGATCAGGTCAGGGTCCAGGATCAGGTCAGGGTCCAGATCAGGTCAGGATTAGGTCAGGATTCAGATCAGGATCAGGTCAGGGTCCGGTCAGGGTCCAGGATCAGGTCAGGgtccaggatcaggatcagtCAGGGATCAGGTCAGGGTTCAGGATCAGGTCAGGgtccaggatcaggatcagtCAGGACTCAGGATCAGGTCAGGATTCAGATCAGGTCAGGATTCAGGTTCAGATCAGGATCAGTCAGGATTCAGGATCAGGTCAGGGTCCAGGATCAGGTCAGGGATCAGGTCATGGTTCAGGATCAGGTCAGGTTCCAGGATCAGGATCATTCAGTATTCAGGTCAGGATTCAGATCAGGTCAGGATTCAGGATCAGGTCAGGGTCCAGGATCAggtcagggttcagatcaggtcAGGATTCAGATCAGGATCAGGTCAGGATTCAGGTTCAGATCAGGATTCAGGTCAGGGTCCAGGATCAG GTCAGGGTCCAGGATCAGGTCAGGGTCCAGGATCAggtcagggttcagatcaggatcaATCAGGATTCAGGATCAGGTCAGGATTCAGATCAGGTCAGGATTCAGGTTCAGATCAGGATCAGGTCAGGGTCCAGGATCAggtcagggttcagatcaggtcAGGATTCAGATCAGGTCAGGATTAGGTCAGGATTCAGATCAGGATCAGGTCAGGGTCCAGATCAAGTCAGGATCAGGTCAGGGTCCAGGATCAggtcagggttcagatcaggatcaGTCAGGATTCAGATCAGGTCAGGATTTAGATCAGGGTCCAGGATCAGGTCAGGATTCAGGATCAGGTCAGGATTCAGATCAGGATCAGGTCAGGGTCCAGGATCAggtcagggttcagatcaggatcaGGTCAAGGTTCAGGATCAGGTCAGGGTTAGGTTGACGTTAACTTGA
- the LOC130191155 gene encoding uncharacterized protein LOC130191155 isoform X3 — protein sequence MRIRSGFRSGSRIRSGFRSGQDSDQDQVRIQVQIRISQDSGSGQGPGSGQGPGSGSVRTQDQVRIQIRSGFRFRSGSVRIQDQVRVQDQVRDQVMVQDQVRFQDQDHSVFRSGFRSGQDSGSGQGPGSGQGSDQVRIQIRIRSGFRFRSGFRSGSRIRSGSRIRSGSRIRSGFRSGSIRIQDQVRIQIRSGFRFRSGSGQGPGSGQGSDQVRIQIRSGLGQDSDQDQVRVQIKSGSGQGPGSGQGSDQDQSGFRSGQDLDQGPGSGQDSGSGQDSDQDQVRVQDQVRVQIRIRSRFRIRSGLG from the exons ATGAGGATCAGGTCAGGGTTCAGGTCAGGGTCCAGGATCAggtcagggttcagatcaggtcAGGATTCAGATCAGGATCAGGTCAGGATTCAGGTTCAGATCAGGATCAGTCAGGATTCAGGATCAGGTCAGGGTCCAGGATCAG GTCAGGgtccaggatcaggatcagtCAGGACTCAGGATCAGGTCAGGATTCAGATCAGGTCAGGATTCAGGTTCAGATCAGGATCAGTCAGGATTCAGGATCAGGTCAGGGTCCAGGATCAGGTCAGGGATCAGGTCATGGTTCAGGATCAGGTCAGGTTCCAGGATCAGGATCATTCAGTATTCAGGTCAGGATTCAGATCAGGTCAGGATTCAGGATCAGGTCAGGGTCCAGGATCAggtcagggttcagatcaggtcAGGATTCAGATCAGGATCAGGTCAGGATTCAGGTTCAGATCAGGATTCAGGTCAGGGTCCAGGATCAG GTCAGGGTCCAGGATCAGGTCAGGGTCCAGGATCAggtcagggttcagatcaggatcaATCAGGATTCAGGATCAGGTCAGGATTCAGATCAGGTCAGGATTCAGGTTCAGATCAGGATCAGGTCAGGGTCCAGGATCAggtcagggttcagatcaggtcAGGATTCAGATCAGGTCAGGATTAGGTCAGGATTCAGATCAGGATCAGGTCAGGGTCCAGATCAAGTCAGGATCAGGTCAGGGTCCAGGATCAggtcagggttcagatcaggatcaGTCAGGATTCAGATCAGGTCAGGATTTAGATCAGGGTCCAGGATCAGGTCAGGATTCAGGATCAGGTCAGGATTCAGATCAGGATCAGGTCAGGGTCCAGGATCAggtcagggttcagatcaggatcaGGTCAAGGTTCAGGATCAGGTCAGGGTTAGGTTGA
- the LOC130191155 gene encoding hornerin-like isoform X2: protein MRIRSGFRSGSRIRSGFRSGQDSDQDQVRIQVQIRISQDSGSGQGPGSGQGPDQVRIRSGFRSGSGQGPGSGQGPDQVRIRSGFRSGSDQDQSGFRIRSGSRIRSGIRSWFRIRSGSRIRIIQYSGQDSDQVRIQDQVRVQDQVRVQIRSGFRSGSGQDSGSDQDSGQGPGSGQGDQVRIQIRSGLGQDSDQDQVRVQIRSGSGQDSGSGQGPGSGFRSGSVRDQVRVQDQDQSGFRSGQDSGQGPGSGQGPGSGQGSDQDQSGFRIRSGFRSGQDSGSDQDQVRVQDQVRVQIRSGFRSGQD, encoded by the exons ATGAGGATCAGGTCAGGGTTCAGGTCAGGGTCCAGGATCAggtcagggttcagatcaggtcAGGATTCAGATCAGGATCAGGTCAGGATTCAGGTTCAGATCAGGATCAGTCAGGATTCAGGATCAGGTCAGGGTCCAGGATCAGGTCAGGGTCCAGATCAGGTCAGGATTAGGTCAGGATTCAGATCAGGATCAGGTCAGGGTCCAGGATCAGGTCAGGGTCCAGATCAGGTCAGGATTAGGTCAGGATTCAGATCAGGATCAG ATCAGGATCAGTCAGGATTCAGGATCAGGTCAGGGTCCAGGATCAGGTCAGGGATCAGGTCATGGTTCAGGATCAGGTCAGGTTCCAGGATCAGGATCATTCAGTATTCAGGTCAGGATTCAGATCAGGTCAGGATTCAGGATCAGGTCAGGGTCCAGGATCAggtcagggttcagatcaggtcAGGATTCAGATCAGGATCAGGTCAGGATTCAGGTTCAGATCAGGATTCAGGTCAGGGTCCAGGATCAGGTCAGGGTGATCAGGTCAGGATTCAGATCAGGTCAGGATTAGGTCAGGATTCAGATCAGGATCAGGTCAGGGTCCAGATCAGGTCAGGATCAGGTCAGGATTCAGGATCAGGTCAGGGTCCAGGatcagggttcagatcaggatcaGTCAGGGATCAGGTCAGGgtccaggatcaggatcagtCAGGATTCAGATCAGGTCAGGATTCAGGTCAGGGTCCAGGATCAGGTCAGGGTCCAGGATCAggtcagggttcagatcaggatcaATCAGGATTCAGGATCAGGTCAGGATTCAGATCAGGTCAGGATTCAGGTTCAGATCAGGATCAGGTCAGGGTCCAGGATCAggtcagggttcagatcaggtcAGGATTCAGATCAGGTCAGGATTAG
- the LOC130191157 gene encoding leucine zipper protein 4-like has protein sequence MKRTQDHFKRTQDHFKRTQDHIKRTQDHIKRTQDHIKRTQDHFKRTQDHFKRTQDHIKRAQGHIKRAQGHFKRTQDHIKRTQDHIKRTQDHFKRTQDHIKRTQDHIKRTQDHIKRTQDHIKRTQDHFKRTQDHIKRAQGHIKRAQGHFKRAQGHMKRTQDHSKRTQDHSKRTQDRVPLLANFKIIAALRRNKNFEDISTFFPGKET, from the coding sequence ATGAAGAGGACCCAGGACCACTTCAAGAGGACCCAGGACCACTTCAAGAGGACCCAGGACCACATCAAGAGGACCCAGGACCACATCAAGAGGACCCAGGACCACATCAAGAGGACCCAGGACCACTTCAAGAGGACCCAGGACCACTTCAAGAGGACCCAGGACCACATCAAGAGGGCCCAGGGCCACATCAAGAGGGCCCAGGGCCACTTCAAGAGGACCCAGGACCACATCAAGAGGACCCAGGACCACATCAAGAGGACCCAGGACCACTTCAAGAGGACCCAGGACCACATCAAGAGGACCCAGGACCACATCAAGAGGACCCAGGACCACATCAAGAGGACCCAGGACCACATCAAGAGGACCCAGGACCACTTCAAGAGGACCCAGGACCACATCAAGAGGGCCCAGGGCCACATCAAGAGGGCCCAGGGCCACTTCAAGAGGGCCCAGGGCCACATGAAGAGGACCCAGGACCACTCCAAGAGGACCCAGGACCACTCCAAGAGGACCCAGGACCGTGTGCCATTGTTGGCAAATTTTAAAATCATAGCAGCTTTGAGAAGAAATAAGAACTTTGAAGACATTAGTACATTCTTCCCTGGGAAGGAAACATGA